TCTTTATTGGTCGGCCTGAGTTTTGCGAAGGGGCTGGCGGTGAGCCTGGGTAAGCCCTACATCGGCATTAATCATCTCGAAGGCCATTTGCTGGCGACAGAGGAGGAACTGGACTTCCCCTATATCTGTCTGCTGGCGTCGGGAGGTCACACTCTGCTGATTCTGGTGGAGGGGGCGTTGCAGTACCGGGTGATCGGCCGGACCGTGGACGATGCGGCTGGAGAGGCCTTTGACAAAGTGGCCAAACTGCTCAGCCTCGGCTATCCCGGCGGACCGCTGATTGAAGCGTCGGCCGTCCGCGGCGAGGCCGCAGCGGTGGTGTTTCCCCGCGCTTTGATGGAAGAGGGCAACCTGAATTTCAGCTTCAGCGGTCTTAAAACCGCTGTGCTCTATCACTGCCGTAGTCTTTCCACCGAGGCGCTGCGCGCAGCGATTCCGGATATCTGCGCCAGTTTTCAGGCAGCAGTCGTCGATGTGCTCATTCATAAAAGCCTGGCCGCCGTGCGCCGGCATCACAGCCGCACCCTGGTTCTGGCTGGAGGCGTGGTACGCAACACTTTTTTACGCAACCGGTTTGAACAGACCTGTCAGCAGGAGCGGATCTCCCTGATGATTCCGCCGTATGAGTTGTGCACGGACAATGCCGGCATGATCGCGCGGGCCGGCTATGTGCATCTGGCACGAGGGGAGCGCTCAGGCCTGGAGCTGGACGTAGCGCCGAATCTTTCGCTGTAACCGAAAAGTTTTTGCGACACGGATGGCTGAGAGGCCGTCCGGATGATAGGAGTGTGGGTGGGTGATTGACTTTCTTTCAAATATCGCCATAACCATTTCCGGACGTTGGTACCTGTTGATTGCACTGATCTGGCTGGCTGTTCTGGTGACGCTGTTCATCTATCGCCGTACGAATCCGCACGTCTCTTCCCCCCTGCGCATTCTGCTGATGGTCCTACGCGGTTCAGCCCTGGTGGCCCTCCTACTCGCTGTTTTCGAAACCCAGGTGACCTCTTTCCGGCAAGAGGACGTTCCTCCCTTGATCGCTGTAGCCATCGATCAATCCGCCAGCATGGGGGCAGTGGATCAAAAAGGGCCGCGCACCGAACAACTGGCCCGGGCACTGCGTCAGGATCTGCCGCAGGTTTGGTCCAATCGGATGACGCAAAAATATTTTGCCTTTGACAGCCGGCTGCGGCCGCTGCGTCTAAGCGAACTGGATTCGCTGAAGCCCAACGGCGATGTCACCGACATCACCTCTAGCCTGGAGACTATCCACAGTACGTTGCGCGAAGAAAATCTGACCGCCATCCTGCTGTTCACCGACGGCAACTATACCCGCGGCGGCCATCCAAGCCGCTACGCGGCTGAAAGCGGTGTGCCGATCTTTTGCGTCGGTGTAGGTTCCACGCAGCCGCCTCCAGATTTGGCCATCACCCGTGTGCAGGCCAATTCCTTTGTCTTTACCGGTGAAGCAACCCCTATCCAGGTCACTGTCGCCGGCACTGGGCTGCCCACGGTTCGCGCCACCGTGCAGCTGATGGAAAACGACACAATCGTCGGCTCCACCACGCTGCATGCCGTCGGCTCGCCCTTTGAACAGGTGGTCAATTTATCCTGGACCGCGGGGAGTGAGGGCCGGCACAAATTGCGCGTACAGGTCTCTGGACAGGCCGATGAATTGGCCCAGGACAACAACCACCAGACAGTGTATGTGGATGTGCTGAAATCTCGACTGCTGATCACGCTGCTGGCCGGCTGCGTGACGCCGGAGATCTCCTTTTTCTCCAACGCGGTGAAGGAAAATTCGCGTTACCGGCTGCAGACCCTGGTGCAGAGAAAGGACGGCCGCTTATACGATGTGTACGGTCAGCCGGCCGCCCTGGACAGCCTTGATCACACGGATATACTCGTCGCACTGAACTATCCGACCCCTCTCACACCGGACGATCTGATTGACCGAGTGGAAAAAAGCTGGACCACATTCAGCCGACCGATTTTGTTCATGGATGGGGCGGAGACAGACTGGAAAAAATTGGCGCGCTGGCAGCGTTGGCTGGCCGTACGAACGGAAACGCTCCAGACGCATGCCTTTTCGGCCACTGTGTCGCTGACACAGGAGGGCGCACAGCACCCGATTATGCAGATACCAGGCGGCCGTACAGCGGGTGCGTCGGCATGGAACTTGCTGCCGCCAATCTGGGTGCATCACCGCATTCAGGACGTTCGACCAGGCGCACAAGTGTTGGCCATGACCGCAGGCGATGCCAGCCGACCCGATGGTCAACA
The sequence above is a segment of the bacterium genome. Coding sequences within it:
- the tsaD gene encoding tRNA (adenosine(37)-N6)-threonylcarbamoyltransferase complex transferase subunit TsaD — its product is MILLGIESSCDETSAAVTDDRRILSNIIATQKIHETYGGVVPEFASRSHLQQLGGLVRIALKQAERRLTDVDAIAVTYGPGLAGSLLVGLSFAKGLAVSLGKPYIGINHLEGHLLATEEELDFPYICLLASGGHTLLILVEGALQYRVIGRTVDDAAGEAFDKVAKLLSLGYPGGPLIEASAVRGEAAAVVFPRALMEEGNLNFSFSGLKTAVLYHCRSLSTEALRAAIPDICASFQAAVVDVLIHKSLAAVRRHHSRTLVLAGGVVRNTFLRNRFEQTCQQERISLMIPPYELCTDNAGMIARAGYVHLARGERSGLELDVAPNLSL